A window from Salvia miltiorrhiza cultivar Shanhuang (shh) chromosome 2, IMPLAD_Smil_shh, whole genome shotgun sequence encodes these proteins:
- the LOC131012188 gene encoding GDSL esterase/lipase At5g03980-like has product MAISSSLEKLVLAFMLVQISSLSHAHLLKMCKIDQIYNIGDSISDTGNLVREVGLATFCARPPYGESYFKKPSGRCSNGLLMIDFIALDAGVPFLPPYRNSGADFRHGVNFAVAGSTALPWYELAAENVSSSVTNSSLSVQLDWMAAHFNSTCPNRTDCTKKVENALFMFGTIGGNDYNYALFEGKPLEELRSMVPQVVNTIMLGVKKVISYGATRVVVPGNLPIGCLPVYKTQFLTNVSASYDEKQCLKQLNDFAKYHNQQLQQAIHDLQQQNPNAIIVYADYYNAYRFLLQHAISHGLDTERACCGIGGKYNYDMPRMCGNDGVNVCAHPDGYMSWDGVHLTQQGYKIMAGWLLPHIFSSLHCHF; this is encoded by the exons ATGGCTATTTCCTCGTCTCTCGAGAAACTTGTCTTAGCATTTATGCTTGTCCAAATTTCCTCTCTTTCACATGCCCATCTTCTAAAGATGTGCAAGATAGACCAAATCTATAACATCGGAGATTCCATTTCCGACACAGGAAATTTGGTCCGAGAAGTCGGCCTCGCCACCTTCTGCGCGAGGCCGCCTTACGGCGAATCGTATTTCAAGAAACCGTCGGGCCGATGCTCCAACGGCCTTCTTATGATTGATTTCATTG CATTAGATGCGGGTGTTCCTTTTCTACCACCCTACAGAAACAGTGGTGCTGATTTTAGGCATGGAGTGAACTTCGCCGTCGCCGGTTCGACGGCGCTGCCGTGGTACGAGCTGGCGGCGGAGAATGTCTCGTCTTCGGTGACAAACAGCTCTCTCTCTGTGCAGTTGGATTGGATGGCTGCTCATTTCAACTCCACTTGTCCTAATCGCACAG ATTGCACCAAGAAAGTCGAAAACGCACTTTTTATGTTTGGAACAATTGGTGGAAACGACTACAACTACGCGCTCTTTGAAGGAAAGCCCTTGGAAGAGTTAAGAAGCATGGTACCTCAAGTTGTAAATACCATTATGCTTGGTGTTAAG AAAGTTATTAGCTACGGAGCTACTAGGGTGGTGGTTCCCGGGAACTTGCCCATCGGCTGCCTTCCAGTTTATAAAACCCAATTCTTGACCAACGTATCGGCATCATACGATGAGAAGCAGTGCCTGAAGCAGCTGAATGATTTCGCCAAATACCACAATCAACAACTGCAGCAAGCCATTCATGACCTGCAACAACAAAACCCTAATGCAATAATCGTCTATGCCGATTATTACAATGCTTATCGCTTTCTACTCCAACACGCCATATCTCACG ggttggATACAGAAAGGGCTTGTTGTGGGATCGGAGGAAAATACAATTACGATATGCCGAGAATGTGTGGGAACGATGGAGTTAATGTCTGTGCTCATCCGGATGGATACATGAGTTGGGATGGGGTGCATTTGACCCAACAGGGATACAAGATCATGGCAGGATGGCTGCTGCCTCACATCTTCTCCAGTCTCCATTGCCACTTTTAA